In Elaeis guineensis isolate ETL-2024a chromosome 1, EG11, whole genome shotgun sequence, a genomic segment contains:
- the LOC140855812 gene encoding cuscuta receptor 1-like, whose translation MSVEVDLYAITLVDLITKGNLYTYAIDHLLLMSAIDLSVNKLIGNIPSEIGNLHELVPLNLSHNQLTGPTPETFSKLNQIESLDISHNQLSGVIPGQLTQLISLESSVAYNNLSGCIPEFKNQFATFNVSSYKGNIGLHGPPLEKTCTSDSSPTIEVKENQDGSSVDACHLLCNNCSDIPGWLMGLYCFLVISSHWTTHSHYIGWLCGLLDLKRS comes from the coding sequence ATGAGTGTGGAGGTTGACTTATATGCGATAACATTGGTAGACCTCATCACCAAGGGCAACTTATATACTTACGCAATAGATCATTTGCTTCTGATGTCTGCAATTGATTTGTCCGTAAATAAGTTGATAGGAAACATCCCATCAGAAATTGGAAATCTGCATGAGCTTGTACCATTGAATCTATCACACAATCAGCTAACAGGTCCTACTCCTGAAACTTTCTCaaaactcaatcagattgagagctTGGACATATCACACAATCAGCTGAGTGGTGTGATACCCGGGCAATTGACTCAGCTAATATCCTTGGAGTCCTCTGTTGCTTACAATAACTTATCTGGATGCATACCGGAATTCAAAAACCAATTTGCCACATTTAATGTGAGTAGCTATAAGGGTAATATTGGATTACATGGGCCACCACTGGAGAAGACTTGCACCTCTGACTCAAGTCCAACTATCGAAGTCAAAGAAAACCAAGATGGTAGCAGTGTGGATGCATGCCATCTTCTTTGCAATAATTGCAGCGACATTCCTGGTTGGCTTATGGGGTTGTATTGCTTTCTTGTTATTTCGTCACACTGGACAACACATTCGCATTATATTGGATGGTTATGTGGACTCCTTGACTTGAAAAGATCTTAA